A window from Pseudomonas sp. MRSN 12121 encodes these proteins:
- the folM gene encoding dihydromonapterin reductase, protein MTTSTAPILITGAGQRVGLHCALRLLEDGHRVIVSYRSERPGVATLRERGALALFADFSSEAGILAFIDELHSHTDSLRAIVHNASQWLEETPGQESAAFADMFSVHMLAPYLINLHCADLLHRSSPADIVHIGDDVTRRGSSKHIAYCATKAGLDSLTLSFAAKYAPRIKVNGIAPALLMFNPDDDAAYRAKALAKSALGIEPGSEVIYQSLRYLLDNPYVTGTTLTVNGGRHVK, encoded by the coding sequence ATGACTACTTCCACCGCCCCGATCCTGATCACCGGCGCCGGCCAGCGCGTCGGCCTGCATTGCGCGTTGCGGCTGCTGGAAGACGGCCATCGGGTGATTGTCAGCTACCGCAGCGAACGCCCCGGCGTCGCCACCCTGCGCGAGCGTGGCGCGCTGGCGCTGTTCGCCGACTTCTCCAGCGAGGCCGGGATCCTGGCCTTCATCGACGAGCTGCACAGCCACACCGACAGCCTGCGGGCGATCGTGCACAACGCCTCGCAATGGCTGGAAGAAACGCCCGGCCAGGAAAGCGCGGCCTTCGCCGACATGTTCAGCGTGCACATGCTCGCGCCCTACCTGATCAACCTGCATTGCGCCGACCTGCTGCACCGCTCCAGCCCCGCCGACATCGTGCACATCGGCGACGATGTCACGCGCCGCGGCAGCAGCAAGCACATCGCCTATTGCGCCACCAAGGCCGGCCTCGACAGCCTGACCCTGTCCTTCGCGGCCAAGTACGCGCCGCGGATCAAGGTCAACGGCATCGCCCCGGCCCTGCTGATGTTCAACCCCGACGACGACGCGGCCTACCGCGCCAAGGCCCTGGCCAAGTCCGCCCTGGGCATCGAGCCCGGCAGCGAAGTGATCTACCAGAGCCTGCGTTACCTGCTCGACAATCCCTATGTCACCG
- a CDS encoding antibiotic biosynthesis monooxygenase has product MSTSPVTLMVARRVAAGRYQDLIAWLREGEQLATDFPGYLGSGVLAPPPDDDEFQIIFRFADEQTLHAWEHSASRTAWLARGSDLFAHPHEHRVRGIDGWFGAVGQRPPRWKQAVAIWLAFFPVSLIFNFVLNPLLGELSLAPRVLVSTLALTPLMVYWFIPLSTHLLSGWLNGTPSRPLPAAQNHV; this is encoded by the coding sequence ATGTCTACCTCACCCGTCACCCTGATGGTGGCCCGGCGCGTCGCCGCTGGCCGTTACCAGGACCTGATCGCCTGGCTGCGCGAAGGCGAACAACTGGCTACCGACTTTCCCGGTTATCTGGGCTCCGGCGTGCTCGCCCCGCCGCCCGATGACGACGAATTCCAGATCATCTTCCGCTTCGCCGACGAGCAGACCCTGCACGCCTGGGAGCACTCCGCCTCGCGCACGGCCTGGCTGGCCCGCGGCAGCGACCTGTTCGCCCATCCCCACGAACACCGGGTCCGCGGTATCGACGGCTGGTTCGGCGCCGTGGGGCAACGCCCGCCGCGCTGGAAGCAGGCGGTGGCCATCTGGCTGGCGTTTTTCCCGGTGTCGCTGATCTTCAACTTCGTCCTCAACCCGCTGCTGGGCGAACTGAGCCTGGCGCCGCGGGTGCTCGTCAGCACCCTGGCCCTGACGCCGCTGATGGTCTACTGGTTCATTCCGCTCTCCACCCATCTGCTGTCCGGGTGGCTCAACGGCACCCCGTCCCGCCCGCTGCCGGCGGCGCAAAACCACGTGTAG
- a CDS encoding MerR family transcriptional regulator: protein MPVITELARPAQPLDQPSQDDLFPIREVSRLTGINPVTLRAWERRYGLIQPTRTESGHRLYSMHDVETVREILGWIDRGVAVSKVGKILTKTRAARELPLAPSGSSEPGDYLQWLGRLKRAVGEFDEPQLERLYGQIFSSYSLPVVFQDILLPFWRQLAQHQEPYGHTSEWLFLDRFLCSRASQRLLLQRGHGARPVLVAALAEQCRELELLVAALMLGGAEVEVRVLALGQPFDELTLVCEKIRPRALVLFSNHAPAAELPRRLNRLALTLACPLLLAGDVADLAQDSLNESPVGCLGSDGRLMMQRLRQFLSGTLDT from the coding sequence ATGCCCGTCATTACTGAACTTGCCCGCCCGGCTCAGCCCCTCGACCAGCCTTCTCAGGACGATCTGTTTCCCATTCGGGAAGTTTCACGGCTTACGGGAATCAACCCGGTGACGCTGCGGGCCTGGGAGCGTCGCTACGGGTTGATCCAGCCGACACGCACCGAAAGTGGGCATCGCCTGTATTCGATGCACGATGTTGAGACAGTCCGCGAGATCCTCGGCTGGATCGACCGCGGCGTCGCCGTCAGCAAGGTCGGCAAGATTCTGACCAAGACCCGGGCCGCCCGCGAGCTGCCCCTGGCGCCGTCCGGCAGCAGCGAGCCGGGCGATTACCTGCAATGGCTGGGGCGCCTCAAGCGGGCGGTTGGCGAGTTCGACGAGCCGCAGTTGGAGCGGCTGTACGGGCAGATTTTCTCCAGCTATTCGCTGCCGGTGGTGTTCCAGGACATTCTCCTGCCGTTCTGGCGGCAACTGGCGCAGCATCAAGAGCCTTACGGCCATACCAGCGAATGGCTGTTCCTCGATCGCTTCCTGTGTTCGCGGGCCTCGCAGCGCCTGCTGTTGCAGCGCGGCCATGGAGCGCGCCCGGTGCTGGTGGCGGCGCTGGCCGAGCAGTGCCGCGAGCTGGAATTGCTGGTGGCGGCACTGATGCTGGGCGGCGCGGAAGTGGAGGTCCGGGTGCTGGCGCTGGGGCAGCCCTTCGACGAGCTGACCCTGGTCTGCGAAAAGATCAGGCCCCGGGCGCTGGTGCTGTTTTCCAATCACGCGCCGGCCGCAGAACTGCCACGACGGTTGAACCGCCTGGCGCTGACCCTGGCTTGTCCGTTGTTGCTGGCGGGGGACGTGGCGGACCTGGCCCAGGACAGCCTGAATGAATCGCCGGTGGGCTGCCTGGGCAGCGACGGGCGTTTGATGATGCAGCGCCTGCGGCAGTTTCTCAGCGGTACGCTCGATACCTGA
- a CDS encoding PAS domain-containing protein, with translation MINAHLLQLVINASNDGIVVAEQEGEDNIIIYVNPAFERLTGYSADEVLYQDCRFLQSGDRDQPGIPLIRQALDSGQPCRQVLRNYRKDGSHFWNELSITPVFNESDQLTYFVGVQKDVTVQVKAQQRLAQVEKELAETRAQLAVFQATSGSNKIRN, from the coding sequence ATGATCAACGCCCACCTGCTGCAACTGGTGATCAACGCCTCCAACGACGGGATCGTCGTCGCCGAACAGGAAGGCGAAGACAACATCATCATTTACGTCAACCCGGCGTTCGAGCGGCTCACCGGCTACAGCGCCGACGAGGTGCTGTATCAGGACTGCCGCTTTCTCCAGTCGGGCGACCGCGACCAGCCGGGTATCCCGCTGATTCGCCAGGCCCTGGACAGCGGCCAGCCGTGCCGCCAGGTGCTGCGCAACTACCGCAAGGACGGCAGCCATTTCTGGAACGAGCTGTCGATCACCCCGGTGTTCAACGAAAGCGACCAGTTGACCTATTTCGTCGGCGTGCAGAAGGATGTGACGGTCCAGGTCAAGGCCCAGCAGCGGCTGGCCCAAGTGGAAAAGGAGCTGGCGGAAACCCGCGCCCAGCTGGCTGTTTTCCAGGCGACGAGCGGCTCTAACAAGATTCGGAATTAA
- a CDS encoding flavodoxin, with protein sequence MKVAILSGSVYGTAEEVARHAAKLLNAAGFEAWHNPRATLADIQAFGPEAFLAVTSTTGMGELPDNLQPLFSAIRDQLPAAWRGLPGAVIGLGDSSYGDTFCGGGEQMRELFAELGVREVQEMLRLDASESVTPETDAEPWLAELISALRG encoded by the coding sequence ATGAAAGTCGCCATCCTTTCCGGCTCGGTGTACGGCACGGCCGAAGAAGTCGCCCGGCACGCCGCCAAGCTCCTCAATGCCGCAGGTTTCGAGGCCTGGCATAACCCCCGCGCCACCCTGGCGGATATCCAGGCGTTCGGCCCCGAGGCCTTCCTGGCCGTGACCTCGACCACCGGCATGGGCGAGCTGCCGGACAACCTGCAGCCGCTGTTCTCGGCCATCCGCGATCAACTGCCGGCCGCCTGGCGCGGCCTTCCCGGTGCGGTGATCGGCCTGGGCGATTCGAGTTATGGCGATACGTTCTGCGGCGGTGGCGAGCAGATGCGCGAGCTGTTCGCCGAGCTCGGGGTGCGCGAAGTGCAAGAAATGCTGCGCCTGGATGCCAGCGAAAGCGTGACCCCGGAAACCGACGCCGAGCCCTGGCTGGCCGAGTTGATCAGCGCCCTGCGCGGCTGA
- a CDS encoding LysR family transcriptional regulator, translating to MDFKQLRSFVEVIHQGGFTQAAKTLHISQSAVSKQVAQLEQSLGTPLLDRQGSHIHLTAAGGVVLQRAEGMLRLRNELLSELDDLSQLARGELRLGLPLLGSDTLFASLFAEYRRRYPNISVQLLEGGSLNIEQAVLNGELEIGGSLTPKDPAFAYQPFCDEPLDALLPAGHPLASKTRVRLEELADTPFLLYQRSFVLNDRLLQACQQAGFTPKEGGRSGQADFLAALVAAGQGVVLLPSVVARGLVRPGVVRLALQAPDYLRWDIAFIWRQGAYLSKAAQAWLALLRERPVSRAGR from the coding sequence ATGGACTTCAAACAGCTGCGCAGCTTCGTCGAAGTGATTCACCAGGGCGGCTTCACCCAGGCCGCCAAGACCCTGCACATCAGCCAGTCGGCGGTGAGCAAGCAGGTCGCCCAGCTGGAACAGAGCCTCGGTACGCCGCTGCTGGATCGCCAGGGCTCGCATATCCACCTCACCGCCGCCGGCGGCGTGGTGCTGCAACGCGCCGAAGGCATGCTGCGCCTGCGCAACGAATTGCTCAGCGAACTGGACGACTTGAGCCAACTGGCCCGCGGCGAATTGCGCTTGGGCTTGCCGCTGCTGGGCAGCGATACGCTGTTCGCCAGCCTGTTCGCCGAATACCGCCGCCGCTACCCGAACATCAGCGTGCAGCTGCTCGAAGGCGGCAGCCTGAATATCGAACAGGCGGTACTCAACGGCGAACTGGAGATCGGCGGCAGCCTGACGCCCAAGGACCCGGCCTTCGCCTACCAGCCCTTCTGCGACGAACCACTGGACGCCTTGCTACCGGCCGGCCACCCGCTGGCCAGCAAGACCCGGGTGCGCCTGGAAGAACTGGCGGACACGCCGTTCCTGCTCTATCAACGCAGTTTTGTGCTCAACGACCGCTTGTTGCAGGCCTGTCAGCAGGCCGGGTTCACCCCCAAGGAAGGCGGGCGCAGCGGCCAGGCGGACTTTCTCGCGGCCCTGGTGGCCGCCGGGCAAGGCGTGGTGCTGTTGCCCAGCGTGGTCGCGCGCGGCCTGGTGCGGCCCGGCGTGGTGCGCCTGGCGCTGCAGGCCCCCGACTACCTGCGCTGGGACATCGCGTTCATCTGGCGCCAGGGCGCCTATCTGTCCAAGGCCGCGCAAGCCTGGCTCGCGCTGTTGCGCGAACGCCCGGTCAGCCGCGCAGGGCGCTGA
- a CDS encoding CidA/LrgA family protein produces MNASIFKRLGRLLSELAVLLAIYLFGCQLAVWLAWPIPGGVLGLALLLLAFALGWVKPATLQTGAGLLMAEMLLFFIPALMSLLDYGGLLRQDGWRILLVIGVSTLMVMLVTAFTVEWVCRWRTRHDA; encoded by the coding sequence ATGAATGCTTCCATTTTCAAACGCCTGGGCCGCCTGTTATCCGAACTGGCGGTGTTGCTGGCTATTTATCTGTTCGGCTGCCAGTTGGCGGTGTGGCTGGCCTGGCCGATTCCCGGTGGCGTGCTGGGCCTGGCCCTGCTGTTGCTGGCGTTCGCCCTGGGCTGGGTCAAGCCCGCGACGCTGCAGACGGGTGCGGGCCTGCTCATGGCCGAGATGCTGCTGTTCTTCATTCCGGCGCTGATGAGCCTGCTGGACTATGGCGGCCTGCTGCGCCAGGACGGCTGGCGGATCCTGCTGGTGATTGGCGTCAGCACACTGATGGTGATGCTGGTCACCGCGTTCACCGTGGAGTGGGTGTGTCGCTGGAGAACCCGCCATGACGCTTGA
- a CDS encoding LrgB family protein translates to MTLEPMPMFWLLLTLVAYLFSRWIYRRTGRYLLSPLILVPALLLAVAVPLHTAYAEYSANTHWLMLVLGPVTVAFAVPIWQQRQLLARHWSALLLGMLAGSAASIASSFGLARVLALDSAVTMSLVPRSITTPFAMPLAHDLGGVPELTAVFVMFTGVFGAMLGGILLKWLPLRSALARGALFGVGAHGAGVSRAHEVGGEEGSVAGLVMVLTGLLNLFAAPLLASVL, encoded by the coding sequence ATGACGCTTGAACCCATGCCGATGTTCTGGCTGCTGCTGACCCTCGTCGCCTACCTGTTCAGCCGCTGGATCTACCGGCGCACCGGCCGCTACCTGCTGTCGCCGCTGATCCTGGTGCCGGCCCTGTTGCTGGCGGTCGCCGTGCCGCTGCATACCGCCTATGCCGAGTACTCCGCCAATACCCATTGGCTGATGCTGGTGCTGGGGCCGGTCACCGTGGCGTTCGCGGTGCCGATCTGGCAGCAGCGGCAGCTGTTGGCGCGGCATTGGTCGGCCTTGCTGCTGGGGATGCTGGCGGGCAGCGCGGCGTCGATCGCCAGCTCCTTCGGGCTGGCCCGGGTACTGGCCCTGGACAGCGCGGTGACGATGTCCCTGGTGCCGCGCTCGATCACCACGCCGTTCGCCATGCCGCTGGCCCACGACCTGGGCGGCGTGCCCGAACTGACGGCGGTGTTCGTGATGTTCACCGGGGTGTTCGGCGCCATGCTCGGCGGCATCCTGCTCAAGTGGCTGCCGCTGCGCAGTGCCCTGGCCCGGGGCGCGCTGTTCGGGGTCGGGGCCCATGGCGCGGGCGTCAGCCGTGCCCATGAAGTCGGTGGCGAAGAAGGCTCGGTGGCGGGGCTGGTGATGGTCCTTACCGGCTTGCTGAACCTGTTTGCCGCGCCTTTGTTGGCGTCGGTGCTTTGA
- a CDS encoding class II aldolase/adducin family protein produces the protein MSLSSVQSTSSVKDQVSAAEWQTRVDLAACYRLVAMHGWDDLIFTHISAKVPGTEDFLINPFGLMFHEITASSLVKVDLAGNKLMDSPYDINPAGYTIHSAVHEVRHDVACVLHTHTAAGVAVSAQQQGVLPISQQSLFVLSSLGYHAYEGVALNHEEKARLQADLGEGNFLMLHNHGLLTCGGTIADTFLMMFTFQRACEIQVLAQNGAAPLISIEPQILAGAKAMIAGVTKSAQGMGGALAWPALLRKLDKQDAGYRL, from the coding sequence GTGAGTCTATCCTCCGTTCAGTCGACATCGAGTGTGAAAGATCAGGTCAGCGCCGCCGAATGGCAGACCCGCGTCGACCTGGCCGCCTGCTACCGCCTGGTGGCGATGCATGGCTGGGACGACCTGATTTTCACCCACATCTCCGCCAAGGTCCCGGGCACCGAAGATTTCCTGATCAACCCGTTCGGCCTGATGTTCCACGAGATCACCGCCTCGAGCCTGGTGAAGGTCGACCTGGCCGGCAACAAGCTGATGGACAGCCCCTACGACATCAACCCGGCCGGCTACACCATTCACAGCGCCGTACATGAGGTACGGCACGATGTGGCCTGCGTGCTGCACACCCATACCGCGGCCGGGGTCGCGGTGTCCGCGCAGCAGCAGGGGGTGTTGCCCATCAGCCAGCAGTCGCTGTTCGTGTTGTCGAGCCTGGGGTATCACGCCTATGAAGGCGTGGCCCTGAACCATGAGGAGAAGGCCCGGCTGCAGGCCGACCTGGGCGAGGGTAATTTCCTGATGCTGCACAACCACGGCCTGCTGACCTGTGGCGGCACCATTGCCGATACCTTCCTGATGATGTTCACCTTCCAGCGCGCCTGCGAAATCCAGGTGCTGGCGCAGAACGGCGCGGCGCCGCTGATCAGCATCGAGCCGCAGATCCTCGCCGGGGCCAAGGCGATGATCGCCGGCGTCACCAAGAGCGCCCAGGGCATGGGCGGCGCGCTGGCCTGGCCGGCGCTGCTGCGCAAACTCGATAAACAAGACGCGGGTTACAGACTCTGA
- a CDS encoding alpha/beta fold hydrolase — MPITEIPLCVWRKRGHRFEFRGQAIRYWTAGQGEPLLLIHGFPTAAWDWHYLWQPLAQRYRVIACDMLGFGDSAKPRDHEYSLLEQADLQQALLEHLKVEAPVHLLAHDYGDSVAQELLARHCEAHREIASCVFLNGGLFPETHRPVLTQKLLLSPLGWMLGRAFSREGLAKSFSQIFGAQTRPSESVLDDFWSLVEANGGTRILHKLIAYIPERRVQRDRWVTAMQRGEVPLRAIVGAVDPISGEHMVQRYRELIPDPDTVLLAGIGHYPQTEAPVQVLQHYLAFRENLALPPRKLAWS; from the coding sequence ATGCCTATCACCGAGATTCCTCTGTGCGTATGGCGCAAGCGCGGACACCGTTTCGAGTTTCGCGGCCAGGCCATTCGCTACTGGACGGCGGGGCAGGGCGAGCCGCTGCTGCTGATCCATGGTTTTCCCACCGCGGCCTGGGACTGGCACTACCTGTGGCAGCCCCTGGCCCAGCGCTACCGCGTGATTGCCTGCGACATGCTGGGCTTCGGCGACTCGGCCAAGCCGCGGGACCATGAGTACAGCCTGCTGGAGCAGGCGGACTTGCAGCAGGCCCTGCTCGAGCACCTCAAGGTCGAGGCGCCCGTGCATCTGCTGGCCCATGACTACGGCGACAGCGTCGCCCAGGAACTGCTTGCCCGGCACTGCGAGGCGCACCGCGAGATCGCCAGCTGTGTCTTTCTCAATGGCGGCCTGTTCCCGGAAACCCATCGCCCGGTACTGACCCAGAAGCTGCTGCTCAGCCCGCTGGGCTGGATGCTCGGCCGGGCGTTCAGCCGCGAAGGCCTGGCCAAGAGCTTCAGCCAGATCTTCGGCGCGCAGACCCGGCCCAGCGAAAGCGTGCTGGATGATTTCTGGAGCCTGGTGGAGGCCAATGGCGGTACGCGGATCCTGCACAAGCTGATCGCCTATATCCCCGAGCGCCGGGTCCAGCGCGATCGCTGGGTGACGGCCATGCAGCGGGGCGAAGTGCCGTTGCGGGCGATCGTCGGCGCGGTGGATCCGATTTCCGGGGAGCACATGGTCCAGCGTTACCGCGAACTGATCCCCGACCCGGACACGGTGCTGCTGGCCGGCATCGGCCATTACCCGCAGACCGAAGCGCCGGTCCAGGTGCTCCAGCATTACCTGGCCTTCCGGGAAAACCTGGCGTTGCCGCCGCGCAAGCTGGCCTGGTCCTGA
- a CDS encoding SDR family oxidoreductase: protein MSESVRFENKVVIVTGAGGGLGQAHALLFARHGAKVLVNDLGGSTQGEGASASAADRVVAQIREAGGIAEANHDSVTDGDKIVQNALDAFGRVDVVVNNAGILRDKTFHKMEDADWDLVYRVHVEGAYKVTRAAWPHMREQGYGRVIFTASTSGIYGNFGQSNYGMAKLGLYGLTRTLALEGRKNNILVNAIAPTGGTRMTEGLIPPQVFEQLKPELVSPLVVYLGSENCQETSGLFEVGGGWMGKVRWERSLGLGFDPRQGFSPEDVAAHWQQICDFEGAAHPKDNIEALKEMMQNLQKYAI from the coding sequence ATGAGTGAGTCTGTACGCTTCGAGAATAAAGTCGTGATCGTCACCGGTGCCGGCGGTGGTCTGGGGCAGGCTCACGCGTTGCTGTTCGCCAGGCACGGGGCGAAGGTGCTGGTCAACGACCTGGGCGGTTCGACCCAGGGCGAGGGCGCCAGCGCCTCGGCGGCCGACCGGGTGGTGGCGCAGATCCGCGAGGCCGGTGGCATTGCCGAGGCCAACCACGATTCGGTGACCGATGGCGACAAGATCGTGCAGAACGCCCTGGACGCCTTCGGCCGGGTGGATGTGGTGGTGAACAACGCCGGCATCCTGCGCGACAAGACCTTCCACAAGATGGAAGACGCCGATTGGGACCTGGTGTACCGCGTCCATGTCGAAGGCGCCTACAAGGTCACCCGCGCCGCCTGGCCGCATATGCGCGAGCAGGGGTATGGCCGGGTGATCTTCACGGCGTCCACTTCCGGCATCTACGGTAACTTCGGCCAGTCCAACTACGGCATGGCCAAGCTCGGCCTCTACGGCCTGACCCGGACCCTGGCCCTGGAAGGCCGTAAGAACAACATCCTGGTCAACGCCATCGCGCCCACCGGCGGCACGCGGATGACCGAGGGGCTGATCCCGCCGCAGGTATTCGAGCAGCTCAAGCCCGAACTGGTCAGCCCGCTGGTGGTGTACCTGGGCAGCGAAAACTGCCAGGAAACCTCCGGCCTGTTCGAGGTCGGCGGCGGCTGGATGGGCAAGGTGCGCTGGGAGCGCAGCCTGGGGCTGGGCTTCGACCCGCGCCAGGGGTTCTCGCCGGAAGACGTCGCCGCGCACTGGCAGCAGATCTGCGACTTCGAGGGCGCGGCGCATCCCAAGGACAACATCGAGGCCCTCAAGGAAATGATGCAGAACCTACAGAAATACGCGATCTGA
- a CDS encoding DUF1302 domain-containing protein has translation MTKTTMRAIFKPQALAVAVALGCCAQAQAVSFNIGEIEGQFDSSLSIGASWGMRDADKDLVGVVNGGRGQSSTGDDGRLNFKKGETFSKIFKGLHDLELKYGDTGVFVRGKYWYDFELKDEDREFKPISDHNRKEGAKSSGGQILDAFIYHNYSIADLPGTVRAGKQVVSWGESTFIGNSINSINPIDVSAFRRPGAEIKEGLIPVNMLFASQGLTDRLTVEGFYQLEWDQTVVDNCGTFFGNDVVADGCTSGYTVGSPAIRPLQPIAAAFGQGFTVAPEGVVIGRAGDRDARDSGQWGTALRWMGDDTEYGLYFMNYHARTPTVGTITAGSSTLASIPGIVSTANRIAPGTGAALAQSVMLGRGQYYLEYPEDIRLYGASFSTTLPTGTAWTGEISYRPNAPVQINTNDLTLALVNPIAGGLASPVRTSPGADNTGYRRKEITQLQSTLTQFFDQVLGADRLTLVGEAAIVHVGGLESKSQLRYGRDSVYGQYGFGGDTDGFVTATSWGYRARAILDYNNLIGGVNIKPNLSWSHDVNGYGPNGLFNEGAKAVSLGVDADYRNTYTASLSYTDFFGGDYNTLKDRDFLALSFGVNF, from the coding sequence ATGACAAAAACAACAATGCGCGCCATCTTCAAACCGCAGGCCCTGGCCGTCGCGGTGGCCTTGGGCTGCTGCGCCCAGGCGCAGGCCGTGTCATTCAACATCGGGGAAATCGAGGGGCAGTTCGATTCTTCGCTGTCCATCGGCGCCAGCTGGGGCATGCGCGACGCCGACAAGGACCTGGTGGGGGTGGTCAACGGCGGCCGCGGCCAGTCGTCCACCGGTGACGATGGGCGCCTGAACTTCAAGAAAGGCGAGACCTTCTCGAAGATCTTCAAGGGCCTCCACGACCTGGAGTTGAAATACGGCGACACCGGCGTCTTCGTCCGGGGCAAGTACTGGTACGACTTCGAACTCAAGGATGAAGACCGCGAGTTCAAGCCCATCAGCGACCACAATCGCAAGGAGGGCGCCAAGTCTTCCGGCGGGCAGATCCTCGACGCTTTCATCTATCACAACTATTCCATCGCCGACCTGCCGGGCACCGTACGCGCCGGCAAGCAGGTGGTCAGCTGGGGCGAGAGCACCTTCATCGGCAACTCGATCAACAGCATCAACCCGATCGACGTCTCGGCGTTTCGCCGCCCTGGCGCCGAGATCAAGGAAGGCCTGATCCCGGTGAACATGCTGTTCGCCTCCCAGGGCCTGACCGACCGCCTGACCGTGGAAGGGTTCTACCAGCTGGAATGGGACCAGACCGTGGTCGACAACTGCGGCACCTTCTTCGGCAACGACGTGGTGGCGGACGGCTGCACCAGCGGCTACACCGTCGGCAGCCCGGCGATCCGGCCGCTGCAACCGATTGCCGCGGCGTTCGGCCAGGGTTTCACCGTGGCGCCCGAAGGCGTGGTCATCGGCCGCGCCGGCGATCGCGACGCCCGCGACTCCGGGCAGTGGGGCACGGCCTTGCGCTGGATGGGCGACGACACCGAGTACGGCCTGTACTTCATGAACTACCACGCCCGCACCCCGACGGTCGGCACCATCACCGCCGGGAGCAGCACCCTGGCGAGCATTCCGGGGATCGTCAGCACCGCCAACAGGATCGCCCCGGGCACCGGTGCGGCCCTGGCCCAGAGCGTGATGCTCGGGCGCGGCCAGTACTACCTCGAATACCCGGAAGACATCCGCCTGTACGGCGCCAGCTTCTCCACCACGCTGCCCACCGGCACCGCCTGGACCGGCGAGATCAGCTATCGGCCCAACGCCCCGGTGCAGATCAACACCAACGACCTGACCCTGGCGCTGGTCAACCCGATCGCCGGTGGCCTGGCGTCGCCGGTACGGACGTCTCCGGGCGCCGACAACACCGGTTACCGGCGCAAGGAAATCACCCAGTTGCAGAGCACCCTGACCCAGTTCTTCGACCAGGTGCTGGGCGCCGACCGCCTGACCCTGGTGGGCGAGGCGGCGATCGTGCATGTCGGCGGCCTGGAGTCGAAAAGCCAGCTGCGCTACGGCCGCGACTCGGTCTACGGCCAGTACGGCTTCGGCGGCGATACCGATGGGTTCGTCACGGCCACCTCCTGGGGTTACCGCGCCCGGGCGATCCTCGACTACAACAACCTGATCGGCGGGGTGAACATCAAGCCCAACCTGTCCTGGTCCCACGACGTCAACGGCTACGGGCCCAACGGCCTGTTCAACGAAGGCGCCAAGGCGGTGAGCCTCGGGGTCGATGCCGACTACCGCAACACCTACACCGCCAGCCTCAGCTACACCGACTTTTTCGGTGGCGACTACAACACCCTCAAAGACCGCGATTTCCTCGCATTGAGCTTCGGCGTGAACTTCTGA